The genomic stretch GCGGAGGAGCTCGCCGACGCCATCTGGAGATTTTCGATCCGCACCGGCGTGAGCGACGAGTTGCGCAACAAGCTCGACGCGCTCATTGCCACCATCCCGCGCAGCGACGCTTTTGGGTTCGTCGCGGCGCAGAAAAAGGTGCGGGCACGGCTGACGGAGGATCTGCGCTATGACTTTGAGCGCAATGACGATGTCAAGGATGACCTGACCAAGGCGATCGCCAGGAAATCCCCGACCTGGCTTTTCGCTGTGGAGATCCTTTACGGATCCAATTGCCCCGCCGCCGGTCCCGAAGGCACGCTTGTGAGCACGGACGACCTCTTCCCGCCCGACAATTTGAAGGAACTTGCCGCCGCCTGCGAGAAGCTGCGCGAGGAGAAAGTCAAGGAGCGGGAGAGTGACACCCCGGTCCGCGCCCGGGCGACGAACGCACCCGCCGCGCAGCGGGTCCGCAAGTACCTCAATGACATCAATCCTCCGGCCATGCGCGACATTTCTCTCGACATGAACCGCGTGGGGGACGCGCTTTCCGCCCTTGACGCGGCGGCGGCCAAGCGTAGGGAAACCAAGTAAGGCGCGGTATCCTTCGGATCCCAGTCCTGATTTTCATTTAAGGCGGACCATCATGAACCGAAGCATCAAAACCACATTCGCACTTGCCCTTCCACTCCTTGTCGCATCGATCGCCTCGGCGCAGGCCTACACCTACAACCAGAACTTTGACTCCCTGCCATCGAGCGGCACCCCGACCGCCATCACCGGCACCGGAGCGCTCAACAGTCAGGGAGCCTTGACTTCGATTTCCGCAGCGGGTTCGTCCTGGCAGGCAGCCCGCATCGCCGGAACGCAACCCGTCACACCGGTCAACCTGATCGTGGATTCGGGTTCGAACAATGCAGGCGCCATGTATTCCTACGGCGCGCCGCCTCCGCTCAGCCGGTCGCTTGGATGCATCGCCAGCGGCTCGACCGTCCCCGCCTTCGGAGTCGCCTTGACCAACACCACCGGCTCGACGCTGTCCTCGGTCACCATCACCTTCAAAGCACAGCAATGGCGATCGCCAAGCGATTCATCCCTAGCCAACTTTGGCGTCGTGAACACACTTAAATTCGCCTACGGTTTCTCTCCATCCGGCATGACCAACGCCAATTTTCTCTCCTCCGCCTTGATGACCGAGGATGCCAATGGAAATGTGGTCAGCGGTGCAAACTCCGGATCCCAAACGGCAAACATTGGTCTGGTCCAACTGGGCACGAACACGGTGACCTTGACCGGCATCACCTGGAATGCGGATGACGTTCTCTATCTGCGCTGGCAAGACGCCAATGACGCGGCCAACGACGCCGGACTGGCGATCGACGATCTGCTGGTGACTGCGGATGTCGGCGAGAATCCCTGCCCGATGGACCTGGACGGCTCCGGAGAAGTCGACGGTGGCGACGTCGGTTTGGTGCTGCTTGACTTCGGCCCCTGCCCCGGCTGCTCCACCGACCTGGACGGCTCCGGCGAAATCGACGGCGGCGACATTGGACTGGTTCTGCTCGAATTTGGTCCCTGCCCCTGAAAGCAATTTGCATTTGCAATTCTGACAAAAATCAAACACGGGGGCGGACTTTTCCGACTGTAAGGGGCGTCGTCTCGGGTCATTTTGAATTTTTGAGAATTTTTCCTTGGTCAAACCGGGCTTATAGGTCATATTGCTGCGCACGATCTTGTTTCCATTTTCAAGGCCCACACCCATGCACCGCACCACAAATGCAATCTTCGCTCTCGCCCTCCCGCTCTTCGTCGCCTCGATTGCTTCGGCTCAGGCCTATACCTACGGCCAGTCGTTCGATGCGCTGCCTTCAAGCGGCGCCGCGGCCGACATCACCGGCACGGCGACTCCGCCATTGGGAAGCCAGGGCGCCTTGGCCGCGATCTCCGCGGTCGACTGCTCGTGGCAAGCCGCTCGCATCCTCGGAACCGGAACCGCGGCCATGAAGTTGACCGTCGACACGGGTGCTGCGAACACCGGTACGGTGTATTCCTACGGGAACACCGCTGCAAGCAACCGATCGCTCGGCTCGATCGCCAGCGGCACCACGGTTCCCGCATTCGGCGTGGCGCTGACCAACCACTCCGGATTCACGCTGACCACGGCCACCATCACCTTCAAGTCGCAGCAGTGGCGGTCGCCAAGCGATTCGTCCCTATCGAACCATGGCGTGGTGAACACGCTCAAGTTCGCCTACGGCTTCACGCCTGCGGGCATGACCAATGCCAATTTTCTCTCATCCGCTTTGATGACCGACGAAGCCACAGGCAATGTGGTCAGCGGACCGAATTCGGGATCGCAGACGGCCAGTGTGGGACTGGTCGATCTGGGTACGAACACCGTGACCCTGACCGGAATCACTTGGAACACCGGCGACGTTCTCTACCTGCGCTGGCAGGACGCCAACGATGCGGCCAACGACGCCGGCCTGGCGATCGATGATTTTCTGGTCACCGCGGATGCGGGCGGAAACCCATGCCCGATGGATCTGGACTTCTCCGGCGAAGTCGACGGCGGCGACATTGGGCTGGTGCTGCTGGACTTCGGCCCATGCCCCGGCTGCTCCACCGATCTCGACGGCTCCGGCGAAGTGGATGGCGGCGACATCGGACTGGTGCTGCTGGACTTCGGCGCCTGCCCCTGACGCATTCTTGAACCAGTGCAAACCGCGCGGCGCCACTTCGGCGCCGCGCTTTGCTTTTCCTGCGCCGGTCGCACCGAGTGAATGACGTTCAATGGGATTGATTTCAATCAATCGATGCCTTGCATTACACTGTTCATCGGTCGTGAATGCGTTCGCACATGCTGACTCGAAAGGTCTCTCGCCCATGAACCGCACCATCACCCTCCTCCTTGCCCTCCCGATGGTTCTCGCTTCGATCGCCTCAGCGCAGGCGTACTCCTACAGCCAGAACTTCAACTCCCTGCCGTCAAGCGGCGCCGCGACCGCCATCAGCGGAACGGGTCCATTGGCAAGTCAAGGCGCCCTGACCGCGATTTCCGCTGCGGGCACTTCATGGCAAGCCGCTCGCATCGCCGGAACACTGACCACACCGGTCAACCTGATGGTTGACTCCGGTGCATCGAACTCGGGCGCGATTTTTTCCTACGGCGCGACCAGCTCCGGCAATCGCTCGCTCGGCTCGCTCGCCAGCGGATCCACCGTGCCTGCGTTCGGAGCCGCGATCACCAACACCTCGGGGGCCATCCTGCATGTGGTCACCATCAATTTCGAGTCGCAGCAGTGGCGCTCCTCGAGCAATTCCTCGGCCACCGTGCTTGGCGTGGTCAACACGCTCCAATTCGCCTACGGCCTTTCCACATCGGGCATCACCAGCAGCAACTTTCTCTCCTCCGCCCTGATGACGAACGATCCCTTCGGAGACGTCATTGGCGGGTCGCCTTCCGGAACCACCACCGCCAATGTGGGATTGGTCCAGTTGGGGCCGACTTACATGACCCTGAGCGGAATCAACTGGAACCCCGGCGACACTTTCTATTTTCGCTGGCAGGACACCAATGATGTGGCCAACGATGCTGGTCTCGCCATCGATGATCTCGTCTTCAGCGGGTACATCTGTCGCTCCGATCTCAATGGGGACGGCTATGTGGATGGCGCCGACATGGGGCTCCTGCTGCTCGCCTTCGGCAACTGTCCGGGATGCCCGGAAGACCTCGACGGCGATGCCGTGGTGGACGCCGCCGACGTTGGATTGATGCTGCTCGACTTCGGTCCATGCCCTTGAGGCGAATCTGAACTAGTACGATGCGGGCGCCGCCCGCCATGTCGCAGCCCGTCTTCATACACCACCGCTCCGCCGCACCGCAGCCCGACGCGACAAGTGCGTCGCGGGATTTCTATGAACGCATGAAGCAGCGACGCAGCGTGCGGATGTTCTCCGACAAGCCCGTCCCGCGCGAGGCGATCGAGAACATCATCCGCGCCGCCGGCACGGCGCCCAGCGGCGCCAACAAGCAGCCCTGGCGCTTCGTGGCCGTGCAGGATCCCGCCCTCAAGAAGGAGATCCGCATTGCGGCCGAGGAGGAGGAGCGCGAGTTCTATTCCCGCCGCGCCAACCCTGAATGGATCCGCGACCTGCGGGCCATCGGCACCGACGAGCACAAGCCCTTCCTGGAGATCGCCCCTTGGCTGATCGCGGTGTTCAAGCTGGCCAAGGACGACCTGATGCAAAACGACTCCGACCAGGTCTACTACATCAACGAGTCTGTCGGCATCGCCGTGGGGTTTCTGCTGGCCGCCGCGCACCATGCGGGTCTGGTCGCGCTGACCCACACGCCCAGTCCGATGAAATTTCTGACCTCGATCCTCGGGCGCCCGGCCCACGAGCGACCCTACCTGCTCATTCCATTGGGATACCCTGCGGAGGATTGCATGGTGCCGGACATCCATCGCAAGTCGCTTGACCAGATCATGTCGGTGGACCGCCGGGACAAGGAAAATTCATGAACACGAAATACCTGATGGTCGCGAGCAGCGTCGCGCTTGGAGCAGCGGGATTGGCCGCGACGTTCGCCCCGGTCGAACTGCTCGGCGCCATGCATGGGCCGACGGACCAGCCGCTTCCCGTTCTGGTTCAGGTTCTCGGTGCGCTCTACATCGGTTTCGCAATGGTGAACTGGACCGCCAAGGGCTTCGTGGTCGGCGGCATCTATTCCCGGCCGCTCACGCTGGGCAATTTCGTGCACTTCACTGTGGGCGCGATCGCCCTGCTCAAGCATGAATACGCGATTGGCTTCTCCGGGCCGCTCCTGTTCGCTTCGATGGCCTACGCGATCTTCGCGATCTGTTTTGGATACCTGGTCTTCGGCCGCGGCGCCGCTTGCGCGACCACCACCAGTCAATCGCTATAGGGAGATTCTTCATGCGCCGACTCGCACTTCTGCTTTGCATTGTCCTCTCCGCATGCGCCAAGCCGGACCTGGCGAAGACTCCTCCGGCGCCGGATCCAACCCGTCCCGCCCAAGTCCAGAACGCGTCGGCTTCGCCAGCGACGATGCCGGCCCAAGCCGGGCCGGCACCAAACACCCCCGCTGCACCGAACTATCCCGCGCCGGTCGAGGGCGACTACCTCATCAAGGACTTCCATTTCCGCAGCGGCGAAACGCTGCCGGAGCTGCGGATCCACTACCGCACCATCGGCGAGCCCAAGCGCGACGCCAAGGGCGAGGTGCGCAACGCCGTGCTCATCGGCCACGGCACCGGCGGCGCGGGAACCCAATTCCTCGGCCCGCAAT from Planctomycetota bacterium encodes the following:
- a CDS encoding nitroreductase family protein, whose translation is MSQPVFIHHRSAAPQPDATSASRDFYERMKQRRSVRMFSDKPVPREAIENIIRAAGTAPSGANKQPWRFVAVQDPALKKEIRIAAEEEEREFYSRRANPEWIRDLRAIGTDEHKPFLEIAPWLIAVFKLAKDDLMQNDSDQVYYINESVGIAVGFLLAAAHHAGLVALTHTPSPMKFLTSILGRPAHERPYLLIPLGYPAEDCMVPDIHRKSLDQIMSVDRRDKENS